In Cytophagia bacterium CHB2, a genomic segment contains:
- the sat gene encoding sulfate adenylyltransferase, translated as MPTSIPHGGTLINRVLHGKEKEETLQRAQNMKKIPLGEVAISDLQLIAMGAMSPITGFLNKDDYESVVQTMHLQNGCVWSIPITLPVTDEIAASVHVGEDVALIEINGNILGTMKITDKFSPDKIREAKEVYRTTEAAHPGVARVLAQGNTCLAGDIWQLNDPTELPFADYHFSPAQLRQMFDERGWKTVVGFQTRNPVHRAHEYIQKCALEIVDGLLLHPLVGATKQDDIPADIRMQSYDVLLREYYPKNRVVLSVFPAAMRYAGPREAIFHAVCRKNFGCTHMIIGRDHAGVGNYYGTYDAQLIFDQFQPDELGITPLKFEHSFFCRTCQAVVTSKTCPHPPAHHVTLSGTQVRNMLASGELPPPECSRAEVVKVLIEGVRRQAAV; from the coding sequence ATGCCAACTAGTATTCCCCACGGCGGCACTCTGATTAATCGAGTGCTGCACGGCAAAGAGAAGGAAGAGACGCTGCAACGCGCGCAAAACATGAAGAAGATCCCGCTCGGTGAAGTGGCGATTTCCGATTTGCAGCTTATTGCCATGGGCGCGATGAGCCCCATCACGGGTTTCCTGAACAAAGATGACTATGAAAGCGTCGTGCAGACCATGCATTTGCAAAACGGCTGCGTCTGGTCGATCCCGATTACTCTGCCGGTAACCGATGAAATTGCCGCGAGCGTGCATGTCGGCGAGGACGTCGCGTTGATCGAAATCAACGGAAATATTCTGGGCACGATGAAGATCACGGACAAATTTTCGCCGGATAAGATCCGTGAAGCGAAGGAAGTCTATCGCACGACGGAAGCGGCGCATCCCGGCGTGGCGCGCGTGCTGGCGCAAGGCAATACCTGTCTCGCCGGCGACATTTGGCAATTGAATGATCCCACGGAATTGCCCTTTGCCGACTATCATTTTTCGCCGGCGCAATTGCGCCAAATGTTTGACGAACGCGGCTGGAAGACCGTGGTCGGTTTTCAAACCCGCAATCCCGTTCATCGCGCGCATGAATACATTCAAAAGTGTGCGCTTGAGATCGTTGACGGCCTGTTGTTGCACCCGCTGGTGGGCGCAACGAAGCAGGATGACATTCCGGCGGACATTCGCATGCAAAGCTATGACGTGTTGCTGCGCGAGTATTATCCCAAGAATCGCGTGGTGCTCAGCGTGTTTCCGGCGGCGATGCGTTATGCCGGGCCGCGCGAGGCCATTTTTCATGCGGTGTGCCGCAAAAATTTTGGCTGCACGCATATGATCATTGGCCGCGATCATGCGGGCGTGGGCAACTACTACGGCACCTATGATGCGCAACTCATCTTCGATCAATTCCAGCCGGACGAGTTGGGCATTACGCCGCTGAAATTCGAGCATTCATTTTTCTGCCGTACCTGCCAGGCGGTGGTCACGAGCAAAACCTGCCCGCACCCGCCGGCGCATCACGTCACCCTTTCGGGAACGCAAGTGCGCAACATGCTGGCCAGCGGCGAATTGCCGCCGCCCGAGTGCAGCCGCGCCGAAGTCGTGAAGGTATTGATCGAGGGTGTGCGCCGGCAAGCCGCGGTTTGA
- a CDS encoding phosphodiesterase, whose protein sequence is MIGNQGRTGASNRKVLVIGLDCVPPELLFEQYRSDLPHFAELMSKGVWGELESCHPPITVPAWSCMMSSQDPGQLGIYGFRNRADHSYDKLSIATGNAVKAERVWDTLSQADKKVAVIGVPGTYPPRPVNGMMVSCFLTPSTKNQYTYPAELQDEIAGLVGEYLVDVKGFRTEDKDWLLRQIYEMTEKRFRLVRHWLRTKPWDFFMFVEMGTDRIHHGFWKFLDPGHRGYEKGNRFEHAIREYYKYLDRELGELLTLIDDDTVVLIVSDHGAKKMDGGICINEWLLQNGYLTLRQKPASPAAIDKCDVDWSKTIAWSEGGYYARLFINVKGREPEGVVDPKDYEQLRNELAEQIAAIPDHHGQPIGTKVYKPQALYREFNNIPPDLLIYFGDLYWRSVGTIGGGAIHTFDNDTGPDDANHAQNGVLILHDPANPGNGREIKGMRLYDVAPTILSLFGMAPLPQMIGKRIV, encoded by the coding sequence ATGATAGGCAATCAGGGTCGAACGGGCGCATCGAATCGCAAGGTTTTGGTTATCGGACTCGATTGCGTTCCACCGGAATTGCTGTTCGAGCAATATCGCAGCGATCTGCCGCATTTTGCCGAATTGATGTCCAAAGGAGTTTGGGGCGAACTGGAAAGCTGCCATCCGCCCATCACGGTGCCGGCGTGGTCGTGCATGATGTCAAGCCAGGATCCCGGCCAGCTCGGTATTTACGGCTTTCGCAATCGCGCCGATCACAGTTACGACAAGCTCAGCATTGCAACCGGCAATGCCGTCAAAGCCGAACGCGTGTGGGACACGCTCTCGCAAGCCGATAAAAAAGTGGCGGTCATCGGCGTGCCCGGAACGTATCCGCCGCGCCCGGTTAACGGCATGATGGTTTCTTGTTTTCTGACGCCTTCCACCAAAAATCAGTACACCTATCCGGCAGAGCTGCAAGACGAGATTGCCGGCCTGGTCGGAGAATACCTGGTTGATGTGAAAGGCTTTCGCACCGAAGACAAGGATTGGCTGCTGCGCCAAATTTACGAAATGACGGAAAAGCGCTTTCGCCTCGTGCGGCACTGGTTGCGCACGAAACCGTGGGACTTTTTCATGTTCGTGGAGATGGGCACCGATCGCATTCATCACGGCTTTTGGAAGTTTCTCGATCCCGGCCATCGCGGTTATGAAAAGGGCAACCGCTTCGAGCACGCGATTCGCGAGTATTACAAATATCTTGATCGCGAGTTGGGCGAGCTGCTCACCCTGATCGACGACGATACCGTTGTACTCATCGTATCGGATCACGGCGCGAAAAAAATGGACGGCGGCATTTGCATCAACGAATGGCTGTTGCAGAATGGCTATCTCACCCTCAGACAAAAGCCGGCCAGTCCGGCGGCGATCGACAAATGCGACGTGGATTGGTCCAAGACCATCGCCTGGTCGGAGGGCGGCTACTATGCGCGTTTGTTTATCAATGTCAAGGGCCGCGAGCCGGAAGGCGTCGTCGATCCGAAGGATTACGAGCAACTGCGCAACGAGCTGGCCGAGCAAATCGCTGCGATTCCGGATCACCACGGCCAGCCGATTGGCACCAAAGTGTACAAGCCGCAGGCCTTGTATCGCGAGTTTAACAACATTCCGCCGGATCTGTTGATTTATTTCGGCGATCTGTATTGGCGCAGTGTGGGCACGATCGGCGGCGGCGCGATTCACACGTTTGACAATGATACCGGCCCGGATGACGCCAATCACGCGCAAAACGGCGTTTTGATTTTGCATGATCCCGCGAATCCCGGCAACGGCCGTGAGATCAAAGGCATGCGTCTGTACGACGTCGCGCCGACGATTCTGAGCCTGTTCGGCATGGCGCCGCTGCCGCAGATGATCGGCAAAAGGATTGTTTGA
- the cysC gene encoding adenylyl-sulfate kinase yields MKHERGCTIWFTGLSGAGKSTITEQLVPLLKQRGCKVEVLDGDVVRTNLSKGLGFSKEDRDTNIRRIGFVCDLLTRNGVFAISAAISPYKAIRDENRALIKDFVEVYVKASLETCIQRDVKGLYKKALAGEIKEFTGVSDPYEAPENPEVICETENETPQESAAKIVRRLEELGYIMPENKNGDGAYSDEEESVVKQRLADLGYV; encoded by the coding sequence ATGAAACATGAACGTGGCTGCACCATTTGGTTTACCGGATTGTCCGGGGCCGGCAAATCGACGATCACCGAGCAACTCGTGCCGCTGCTCAAGCAGCGCGGCTGCAAAGTTGAAGTACTCGACGGCGATGTCGTGCGCACCAATCTCAGCAAAGGCCTGGGTTTTTCCAAGGAAGATCGTGATACCAACATTCGCCGCATCGGCTTTGTGTGCGATTTGCTCACCCGCAACGGCGTCTTTGCGATTTCAGCGGCGATTTCGCCTTACAAAGCAATTCGCGATGAAAACCGCGCCTTGATCAAGGATTTTGTCGAAGTTTATGTCAAGGCTTCGCTTGAAACCTGCATTCAGCGCGACGTCAAAGGCCTGTACAAAAAAGCGCTGGCCGGCGAGATTAAAGAATTCACCGGCGTCAGCGATCCTTACGAAGCTCCGGAAAATCCCGAAGTGATTTGCGAGACCGAAAACGAAACGCCGCAGGAATCTGCCGCCAAAATCGTGCGGCGTCTCGAAGAGCTGGGCTATATCATGCCGGAGAACAAAAACGGCGACGGCGCTTACAGCGATGAAGAAGAGAGTGTCGTGAAGCAACGGCTCGCCGATCTGGGGTATGTTTGA